The Metabacillus litoralis genome contains a region encoding:
- a CDS encoding DEAD/DEAH box helicase has protein sequence MPDPNAFSQKVDDLLHIEERINQTRKDISGWSPKDLSNVKFDQWINTTNTTINRLKVLQSEKWLETIIEDCLKDPEQTNYWLQFINEVRETLNDIQLLEKELSEHSFIFPSSKSLLDLKEDLLILKEKLSANPKVGWFYKNVSGRKMKYLFDDELKVNDLPIRNVEDVLLLLKNIELVTFKQRLTTKWNRMLEEIEGPLLEENQKRLVVFMREKCFLIEESANWIIASNQEYKELLDVVGTPGKPIFNDVQWFMGLLNGLEALKFIEIRKEAQQFIDEVNTYLSNRINHIKSHSIWNDFFDALQQRDKNKWRNCFEEVIRLEGLEKDYTQFTNLKAKLYAVVPKWTMELMEHGGKGTSLFPPKDMSNAWLWKQVDYWVKEIQAKPKIEKLEEERKLEQLKENKIIKDLVAESTWKEQIIRTTGSQKRSLFAWLKAVQRIGKGTGKYANIYRKDASKEMMIAKGAIPVWIMPVQRVIENFELAEDLFDVIIVDESSQSNLFSLTTLLRAKKAIIVGDENQISPESVGTEISEVHDLIERYLYDIPNKMQFDIRTSLYDTANRIFDSKIVLKEHYRCVPEIIQFSNDLMYGGMIDPLRLPIGSEVFEPPVNAIRVEDGYRLEGTSKAINEPEAEAIVEYIANCIEDPKYNNKTFGVISLQGHDQARIIENLLREGGND, from the coding sequence TTGCCTGATCCAAATGCATTTTCACAAAAAGTAGATGACCTACTTCATATAGAAGAAAGGATAAATCAAACAAGAAAAGACATTAGTGGTTGGTCTCCAAAAGACCTATCAAATGTAAAGTTCGATCAATGGATAAATACAACCAATACAACGATTAATAGATTAAAGGTACTTCAAAGTGAAAAATGGCTAGAAACCATTATAGAAGACTGTTTAAAGGATCCAGAACAAACAAACTACTGGTTGCAGTTTATTAATGAAGTTCGAGAAACATTAAATGATATTCAACTACTAGAAAAAGAGTTAAGCGAGCACTCATTTATATTTCCTTCAAGTAAAAGTCTACTTGATTTAAAAGAAGATTTATTAATCCTGAAAGAAAAGCTTTCAGCTAATCCTAAAGTTGGTTGGTTTTACAAAAATGTCTCGGGTAGAAAAATGAAATACTTGTTTGATGATGAGCTTAAAGTGAATGATTTACCTATTCGTAATGTAGAAGATGTTTTGCTTTTACTAAAGAATATTGAGTTAGTCACTTTTAAGCAAAGACTTACTACAAAATGGAACCGTATGTTAGAAGAAATTGAGGGGCCGTTGTTAGAGGAAAATCAAAAAAGACTTGTAGTATTCATGAGGGAGAAGTGTTTTTTAATTGAAGAATCAGCTAATTGGATCATAGCATCTAATCAAGAGTACAAGGAGTTATTAGATGTTGTGGGAACGCCAGGGAAACCTATTTTCAATGATGTTCAATGGTTTATGGGACTATTAAACGGTTTAGAGGCTCTAAAATTTATTGAAATAAGGAAAGAAGCACAACAATTTATTGACGAAGTAAACACATACTTATCAAATAGGATAAATCATATCAAATCGCATTCAATATGGAACGACTTTTTCGATGCTTTACAACAACGCGACAAAAATAAATGGAGAAACTGTTTTGAAGAAGTTATTCGATTAGAAGGACTGGAAAAAGACTATACTCAATTTACCAATCTAAAAGCAAAACTTTATGCAGTTGTGCCTAAATGGACTATGGAACTAATGGAGCATGGTGGAAAAGGTACTTCACTCTTCCCTCCTAAAGACATGTCAAATGCCTGGTTATGGAAACAGGTTGATTATTGGGTGAAGGAAATTCAGGCGAAACCTAAAATCGAAAAGCTAGAAGAGGAAAGAAAACTGGAACAATTAAAAGAGAATAAAATTATAAAAGATTTAGTCGCTGAGTCAACTTGGAAAGAACAAATAATTAGAACGACAGGTAGTCAAAAAAGAAGTCTTTTTGCCTGGTTAAAGGCTGTCCAAAGAATTGGAAAAGGGACAGGGAAATATGCAAATATCTATCGAAAAGATGCAAGTAAGGAAATGATGATAGCAAAAGGTGCAATTCCGGTATGGATAATGCCAGTGCAGCGTGTTATCGAAAACTTTGAATTAGCGGAAGATTTGTTTGATGTGATTATCGTGGATGAAAGTAGTCAAAGTAACTTATTTTCATTAACTACACTTCTTAGAGCAAAAAAAGCAATTATTGTTGGGGATGAAAATCAAATTAGCCCAGAAAGTGTTGGAACTGAAATTAGTGAAGTTCATGACCTAATTGAACGATACCTCTACGACATACCTAACAAAATGCAATTTGATATTCGCACAAGTTTATATGACACGGCGAACCGAATTTTTGATAGTAAAATCGTGTTAAAAGAGCATTATCGATGTGTACCTGAGATCATTCAGTTTAGCAATGACTTAATGTATGGAGGGATGATTGACCCACTTCGTCTTCCTATTGGGAGTGAGGTGTTTGAACCACCTGTTAACGCTATTAGAGTGGAGGATGGCTATCGTCTTGAAGGCACATCTAAAGCAATAAATGAACCCGAGGCGGAAGCAATTGTAGAATACATTGCCAATTGTATAGAAGATCCTAAATATAACAATAAGACATTTGGTGTAATCTCGCTCCAGGGTCATGACCAAGCAAGGATTATTGAGAACCTATTAAGAGAAGGAGGAAATGATTAA
- a CDS encoding AAA domain-containing protein, producing the protein MSTEPAKVARIFEYLLAVKNLNEKVIRNINDYEKVWWEKDLPNTEGFFIGGKGTNEEAWYEVHKQEILPPPKPPTEIKKWVIEYDNPDQQPKVHTSMAIGIDDEGNEITELLDRDSDYFSSYESWIQEWNSWAKVTSPKKKVQQMYMELFTLYQRFQREGEDLELASGHGLLQWEVEGHQISRHVLVTKLELIFDAKKGIFYLVPTSRGTLMETDMLLHINIPNAARLMQMESQVEDFEFSPIDHTHLKPFLQEVVHTISPDGLYKSDKQDTVKGLSAPNISYSTGLFIRNVGGRLWQQELSKVIDKIKEGFPVPDTIEILTTTETKSSDVDHTHFTQESWRPVGEQLLFPLPTNKEQQLIAQKLASNSGVVIQGPPGTGKSHTIANLISHLLAHGKRVLVTSEKERALQVLKDKIPEEIRALCVSVLGGDSKSVKEIEDSVRTIAENLDSKQPEIF; encoded by the coding sequence ATGTCAACGGAACCTGCTAAAGTTGCAAGGATTTTTGAATATTTGCTTGCAGTGAAGAATTTAAATGAGAAAGTGATACGAAATATAAATGACTATGAAAAGGTGTGGTGGGAAAAGGATTTACCGAATACTGAAGGCTTTTTTATCGGTGGGAAAGGAACTAATGAAGAAGCCTGGTATGAAGTACATAAGCAAGAAATTCTTCCTCCCCCTAAACCACCAACAGAAATAAAAAAATGGGTCATAGAATATGATAATCCAGATCAACAACCTAAAGTACATACTAGTATGGCTATAGGGATAGATGATGAAGGCAATGAAATTACTGAATTATTAGATAGGGATTCGGATTATTTTTCCTCTTATGAGAGTTGGATACAGGAGTGGAATAGTTGGGCAAAGGTTACATCACCCAAAAAGAAAGTCCAACAAATGTACATGGAGCTTTTTACGTTATACCAACGTTTTCAACGTGAAGGAGAAGATTTAGAACTAGCAAGTGGCCATGGGCTTCTTCAGTGGGAAGTTGAGGGTCATCAAATTTCTAGACATGTTCTTGTTACAAAGCTCGAATTAATCTTTGATGCTAAAAAAGGAATCTTTTATCTAGTTCCTACAAGTAGAGGAACCTTAATGGAAACAGACATGTTATTACATATAAATATTCCAAATGCTGCTCGGTTAATGCAAATGGAGAGCCAGGTAGAGGACTTTGAGTTTTCTCCAATTGATCATACCCACCTTAAGCCATTTCTACAAGAAGTCGTTCATACAATTAGCCCAGATGGTTTATATAAATCCGATAAACAAGATACTGTAAAGGGGCTAAGTGCACCAAACATTTCATACAGTACAGGCTTATTTATTAGAAATGTCGGCGGTAGGTTATGGCAGCAGGAATTATCAAAAGTAATTGATAAAATCAAGGAAGGCTTCCCAGTTCCTGATACGATTGAGATTTTAACCACAACTGAAACCAAAAGTTCTGATGTTGATCATACGCATTTCACTCAAGAAAGCTGGAGACCGGTTGGTGAACAGTTATTGTTTCCTCTTCCTACAAATAAAGAACAACAACTTATAGCACAAAAACTAGCATCCAATAGTGGTGTGGTTATTCAGGGTCCGCCTGGAACTGGAAAAAGTCATACGATTGCAAATCTTATTAGTCATCTTCTTGCACATGGAAAAAGAGTGCTAGTTACCAGTGAGAAAGAAAGGGCACTACAAGTTTTAAAAGATAAAATTCCAGAAGAGATCCGAGCTCTTTGTGTCAGTGTTCTAGGTGGGGATTCAAAGTCAGTAAAGGAAATTGAGGATTCTGTTCGGACAATAGCCGAGAATTTGGACTCAAAGCAACCAGAAATCTTTTAG
- a CDS encoding HNH endonuclease, which yields MSHKLKVGEIKEKYLTDEEIWRVFTVVLSNKSVKSSTYKYALMKSLIENLYQVNDQYELSYDQLAYSFTKIYWNLIVHHQLVHQNRGKTARVVTIIQEAQMKHGIPSEMVFDKVDESLQIQLVSKIKTTMKENVYGALYGDTKGSFYAFEHKTEVLTLNPAVHAFMLNYQRLIVNLTNYHMARMIEEINEVPSINYLLGKVESIARRTSLRPFEKVLLHYFNAECFYCKKSLTGAKRETHVDHFIPWSFVQSDQIWNLVLSCNKCNSSKSDKLPERNYLKIIIERNNDLEHKKADQTIVTLMRYYKPKKIIMLYDYSMKNGFDTIWTPK from the coding sequence GTGAGTCACAAATTAAAGGTCGGTGAGATAAAAGAGAAGTATTTAACAGATGAAGAAATCTGGAGGGTTTTCACTGTTGTTTTATCTAATAAATCGGTTAAATCCTCAACGTATAAATATGCATTGATGAAATCGCTCATCGAAAATTTATACCAGGTGAATGATCAGTATGAGCTAAGTTATGATCAATTAGCTTATTCCTTTACGAAGATCTACTGGAATTTAATCGTTCATCATCAATTGGTTCACCAAAATAGAGGTAAAACCGCGAGAGTTGTAACGATTATACAAGAGGCACAAATGAAACACGGAATTCCATCTGAAATGGTATTTGATAAAGTTGATGAATCATTACAGATACAGCTCGTCAGCAAGATTAAAACAACAATGAAGGAAAATGTCTATGGTGCACTTTACGGTGACACTAAGGGCAGCTTTTATGCATTTGAACATAAAACCGAAGTTTTAACGTTAAATCCAGCCGTACATGCTTTTATGCTAAACTATCAACGACTCATTGTGAATCTCACGAATTATCATATGGCAAGGATGATAGAAGAAATTAATGAAGTGCCAAGCATTAATTATTTACTTGGAAAAGTAGAAAGCATTGCGAGGCGAACATCTTTAAGACCGTTTGAAAAAGTGTTGCTTCATTATTTTAATGCAGAGTGCTTTTATTGTAAAAAAAGTTTAACCGGAGCGAAAAGAGAAACACATGTTGATCATTTTATTCCTTGGTCATTTGTTCAATCTGATCAAATATGGAATCTCGTTCTCTCTTGCAACAAATGCAATAGCTCAAAAAGTGACAAATTACCAGAGCGGAATTATCTTAAAATTATTATCGAAAGAAATAACGACTTAGAACATAAAAAAGCTGACCAAACCATCGTAACCTTAATGCGTTATTACAAGCCGAAAAAAATCATTATGCTGTATGATTACTCGATGAAAAACGGTTTTGATACGATTTGGACGCCGAAATAG
- a CDS encoding nucleoside triphosphate pyrophosphohydrolase: protein MQIYNKLVRDKIPQMIQASGKECRTKLLSDTDYINELKIKLTEEIAEYQEALTDGQAIEELADVLEVIRSLAQVHGAVFEEVEAIRQQKADERGGFKGRIFLLDVDE, encoded by the coding sequence ATGCAAATTTATAATAAACTCGTTCGCGATAAAATTCCTCAAATGATTCAAGCATCTGGCAAGGAATGTCGGACAAAACTATTGAGTGACACGGACTACATAAATGAATTAAAAATTAAATTAACCGAAGAAATAGCCGAATACCAAGAAGCACTAACTGACGGACAAGCCATCGAGGAGCTGGCAGATGTGCTAGAAGTTATCCGTAGTCTTGCGCAGGTGCATGGGGCTGTTTTTGAAGAAGTAGAAGCTATCCGTCAGCAAAAGGCTGATGAACGAGGAGGGTTTAAGGGACGGATTTTCCTGTTGGATGTGGATGAATAA